The sequence GACAACTGCGGTCTTTCAAGAATCATGCAAAGCAATAGAGAGTGAATTGTTCTAGAGTGTTTCTTTACAAAAATGAGAACAAAAATGAACAAATCTTTTGGTGTATTGCTTGTACTGTCATCAGATAAGTGATCAATACATTCCCTCTAGTTGATGTAGGCATCTTAATTGGCCATACCACGTAAAACTTTGTTTCATTCTATTTTGATTGTTTCTGTAACattcatatttattttctttgtgtTTTCATGTTCAAAAGAAGATCTAATAAATCTTGGAAGTAACTTATATTAGTAGGCGATTGATTGAGCATGATAATTTTGGTTGTTTTTATGCATTGGAATATTATAACAAAGTCAAAACGGTATCAATCCTTTTGTTAACTACAAACCTCAACTAACAtcttatatgtgtgtgtgcgtgtgtgtgtgtgagtgagtaGGTATCTAGCGAACCAACTTGTAGCTTGagctttattgatttttatgtaaaaaaaatctttattttaataatattttatgattttatctaattatgacaattaatttatctttaaactcatgcaagctgcatagataaatctcttgaatatacaatagataCCACGAGGTCTGTCTCGTAGCGTAAGATCATAAAACTAATTAGGAAGTGTATTGTATATTTCAAATAGGTTCCTAGTCGAAccagccgcctaaaataaggataaaggtcgcttatGCTTGAGACGAGCATCTATGATATAAACGATATGTTTCATTagtaaggacatagagatgtccgtTCATACAGATaaatgatcatttgatgaaatattgaacaaccctccctcggactttccaagctATTACCACTTATCAAATGGAAAAGCATGCGGTTGTAGTTGTACACCATTTTTCCCTTGACATGGGATAACATGGAGGCTCTGCGTACTAACGCtgcactttgactcgtttaccaacTCCattgagagtcatcaggtggcgaggttagGTGTAATTCTGAAATGTGTAGGAGCCAATGCTTTGTAACGAATATTCACTATTTGCCTACTGAtaaagatatcatatgtgatcaaATGAGTTAATAGTGTAAGAAATCTCTGGTCAGAGTAAGATATGTGTTTTAGGGAAGATGGTTCTCTATTTGCACATCCGATGTCAGTATTActactcaaagatatatcacatcattatcgaattcatttgcaactctcaatatatcaatggttgcagattcgatcgggatatatgagttgaaaagACCGTATTGTAtactaaccataacttaaggttcttgcaggcacgaTCAGTAATAACTAGGTTATTATACGACGATTCTACTAGACATTCTTACCACGATCCGATGGGTACGataagacttgagttctgacattctttaTCAAGAgtttgatgaaaagaatgagactAATTAGAGTAATcacgattaagaataaatgttattttgaatcacaatATAATTGACAACCCacagctagctgtatctctATATCATTgaggtcacacaagtatcagatTCTGCATTCCTGtcgagatagtcaaattcaaggagttgaatttgatgattgtAGTTTAATGAAGATCAAACATATTGCtcataaaggagtttataaattgattcaatataataaaagttgtggaagttagcttaactgCAAATTAATTGAGAAGAGTGGAACTGTCTGTTTTAGCAAAGGAATACACAAAACTGACAGCTGCCAAAAATAGATCAGTGACAATTTTgtccttcgaaattttcaaatttcattaaatgaacaagatttgtacctTCGACACATTAGCGCGGTCTGATCGTCTATCAGGGTTATAAcgaattcataattatttatttagtaaatttagaatctactaattaaataataatattagtaatgaTTATTACTATATGTACATGGTTTTCATGGAATATTATAGAGATGTCTANatgaattaaaatatatatacatatatgggTATCAAGAGCTGactttgcatgatatatatactacatgagaattttaattaataaaaataaatgaatccTAATTGGATTATGATTATGAGTCCTAGAAAAATTGagttattgtatttttattgaTATGTTATCAAAAGTTTATAATATGTAACATAACAATACACAATTACACACAAAAATTATCCCCTCTCTCGTGGAAGCAAATTTCAGCAACTTTATATTTTGAGGAACAAAAATTCGGCCGCCTTCTTCCATCGCGACGCCACAACACCGCTACATTTTTGAAATTCTGGCAATCCAATCTTGACTTTAAATCTTTTAGATCTCTAGTGCCATCTAAAAGAAGAACTCATTATCTGATTGTAGACCTTATTTGACAATTGAAGAATGAGGAAGATCCGTTCATAGGGATTAACAAGAATAACCAACTTCACTAATCCCGAACTGATTTGATGTTTAACATTAAATATACAAATGTAAACAGATTTAAATATtctatgaatgttttaaattatACGACGCTCAAATTAACATTTTGaacgtcaaaaaaaaaattttaaacttccacgACGCCTTGACTGCAAGTAAACAATAACGAGCAAACGGTAGTCTTACacaatacatacatatatatacatatatatatatatatacacatatatatatacatatatatacatatatatatatacacatatgtatgtatatatgtgtgtgtgtgtgtgtgtgtgtgtgtgtacatatttgtgtatatatatatgtgtgtgtgtatatatatatatacaattttgatatgatgcTCATCAACCATGTTCAACTCTATGTCATATATATGTTGATGAgcatcatatcaaaattgtatatatatatacacatatataaatatatatctatCTTATGTTAATTATATTAAAGTTGAAACTTTATTAATAGTTTCTTAAAATATAACGAATTTGCACAATCAACATAAGTGTCAAATTGTTGATTAATATATATAGATTGATCCTCCGGTAGTCGAATATACGGAAATGTTAATTTTTGAAAGTATAAATTTGAATTAATCTTAAAAGTTTTGTAAATATAAATGagtataaaaacattttaattaattatactaTCCATCTAATAACGGTATGCCACTCAAAAATTTTCACATTAGAATTTCTTGAacttattttcgaatttattattactttaataattaaatagataTACGAGCAGTTTAGTATGTAATAATACTTATTCGAATATAATGTATACTATATaactaatatataattagatgtgtAAATGAACACAATCGAGCTGAATATGACAAAATTTTGAAGACTTGAGTTCGACTCGAATTAGTGTTATTCGAGGTTGAGCTTGATTcaatgttcaaatttttttttctcgaatTCACTTCGTATTAAAGCTCGATTTCGACTCGAAAGATTCAGACATATTCGCGAACTATTCAACTACTGCTCAAGTACTCAAAAGActcaaaatttattaataaaatataaggcTCTTTTGTAGCTCGCgaactatcgaacaaaataatttggactcGAGTTCGGCTCGGaaaaatgtttgaaaataaTTGAGTTCGGGTTGAATTCTATGTGTtcgaataaaatcaaataattttcaacCCGACTCGAAAAACTCACGAATCGATTCGGTTCGTTTACATCAATGTATATAATTTAAGGGaatgatatgataaaaaaaataattttaaaagacAAGAAGACGTCCCTGGAAATATATGCGGACCTCCATTTTCTTATTTACAAGTcagatttgaaataattttgcaAGACTGTTGTACATTGATCGTACAATAacttttgtacctttgtgcaaAGCTGGATTAAGCTTGTAGTATCTGCAAAATGGTtcgctcctaactgatgttctgaactggtcagttgaactagtCTTGAACCggtgaggtgaaatcagttgactcgtcagctgaactgatttcattgattcagttgaactgattagttgagttcttcatcagttggctgggcttctgaaggtcttctgctgaaccacctatcaactggacaatcattTGAACTGCTCTTGATACTTCAGTTGTACTAATTCAGTTCGATCAATCAGTTGgaactttcagtttgcgtctcgatagcttcagtctAAGCttggtaactgatcagttcgaagcctgatcagtttcagtttcTGCGCATCTAGGTAAACTTATTAGAAACAAATaaataagttttgttaacatcaaaatcaagattgtgaacataaaatgttccaacaaattATGCAATTCATCATCAACAAACTCAAGCAGAGCAATTTCAGCAAAATCCAATCTTAATTTTAATCTCATTTTTGTGTTTACATTTTAGCAATTTTCATGCTTTTGAACCTATTAATGGTTCGACTCGGTGACATAAATTAGTTTTACGAAAATACTATATCCATTTGAATAAgtagtatttttttaatataattttcttataattacaATTCTAATccactttaaaattttaaaaattctcgTATTATCTCTACAAACGATATATTTAATACAATTACATTATCAttatccaaataataataaaaaaatataataaaaattaatgaattaattaacCGGTTAGTGATCATGAtcattattcatatatataatttttagacaaaaatttgtgtgagacggtctcacgggtcgtattttgtgagacagatctcttatttgggacattcatgaaaaaatattattttatatgctaagagtattactttttattgtgaatatcggtagggttgacccgtctcacatataaagattcgtgagaccgtctcacaagagacctactctaattttttttattttggacaTGCATCGTGTGTAttttttgtttgtgtgtgtgtgtatatatatatatattttgaatgttatgtatttctaattatttttataaattgtgccaatgaaaaaaaaaagcctATGCTAGAAATTtatttggatatatatatatatatatattttgaatgttaTGTAATTctaattatttgtaaaaattgggccaatgaaaaaaaaaaagcctaTGCTAGAAATTTATTGCCCCAATCCCAAATTAGTGTAACGATGGCTTTCCTCGTTCCATTCGCGCGAAAGAACGAGGATTTCCTAGAATCACAAACGAATCCCCAATTCAATTTTCCCTGCATCAAGTTGTCTTTATCCCCAATCTAGACCAAAATATCTTGAGCACTAAAGCCCCAAATTTCCATCATTTGCTCCTTTTCATAGTATCTGAAGCAATGTCGTCGTCCCCAGCTGCAGCAAAAGTCGTGGTTGAATACGCAAAGTCGGGCCGATCATTGTGTAAAAAATGCTCAAAATCTATAGCTTCCGGTGTTCCAAGGTTGGGTTTGGTTAGCAAAGACCCCCGAGGGTTTGACATGACCAAATGGCATCACTTGAATTGCTTTCCTCCTAGTGGGTCTAGTTCTATTTCACCAGCTGAGTCCATCTCTGGTTTCTCATCGCTGAAGGTGAACATGTGATGGAATTTTCCGGTTGTTTTTGCTCAGTTTATTCCCTATTTCTGCTGCAAATATCCTGTGAATGTAAGAAGATTTGGTCTGCTATATTAACCCGTGGTGTGATTTTGTGGAGGGTTTTTTTTGAATTGCGAAGAAGTGAGTTTGTAGTAATATTTAACTTTTGAAAGATATCCGTAATTCTACTTATATATTCTCCAATCCTGTGTAATTGCAGAGCAGTGATCGggattttttgatgaaattagCAAATGAAGTGACTCAAGCGTCAAATAAGGTAATGCTGCCACGGAGAATTGCCTATAGTTTAGACTTCTTTGCGAAGCCCAATGTAACTGATAAAGTTCTAATTTGTAGCATGTCGATATTATTCAGTACTGAAGCTAAATATGTTGGGGCATGAAcactgtttttttttcttttttcgggTTTGGGAACTAGACCCAGTCAAGACCATGCCAATCCAATCCCGTACTTGGAACTAAGAATGATTATCAGTCTCTTACAAAATTGATTTGGAGAACTTTCCATCGTTTAATGGACCCTTCAGGCTTCATCCTTGTACTGTTCAAAGTCTTTCTGCCCTTTTTTAATGTTAAGGAGCTTGTTTTGCCATGGCTCACCATTTTAAGATTGCTGATTCCTGACGAATAGACTAATTGCATTTGCACTTCGTCACGCTTTATCATCGTCAGTTTGAGCAGAAATCTAACCTTTTGCATATCTAAGGAAACAAAAGGGGCAGCTGGTGGAGCTTCTAAATGCATTCCTTGAAGATGGCATAAAATTCAATTGTTTATATAATCTACCTCTGACATAGATATTTGATACTGTCATTTGTCTGACATATATTAGGTTCGTGGTATAGACGAAGAGGAAGAGTTGGAGCAAGGAAAGTTGAAGAAACAAAAGGTAGAAAACTACACTTTTTATCTAGCATGGAATCTAACTGATAAAATTATGACATTTCAGAttgttctttcttttcttttcttttcttgtcCTTTTTTTGAAGTTGCGAGGTTATGGTTATGATCTAAACACCATAAATACATAAATCTAATTCAACTTTTCAGCACTTCCCAGAATAACTCTTTTAAcatattacatatattttaatccaataaattatattttaaaatttcaacatattCATACAAATATTCATTCagatataatttaataatgttTACCGGACGAAACATTATTTCACTTGAATGCTAAAAACCATATCCCTCAAAAAATAGTTTTAGACATACCTTTTCATCTTTCTAAACCATTTCTCAAAACCTTTCCCGTAAAGAAATTTATTTCTGTTTTCTGTTTTAGATATGTGCTCCTGGTCAAAAAACGTAAAAGGCTGAGCTATGAAAACTAGCTTGGATATGCATAGATTTTGAAAGCCACTTTCATTTTCAGAATTTTTGGAGATTCAAGATCTGTACATAGTAAATTGTTTGACTTCAGTTATTGGATTATATTATAAGAGAGTGGAATCCTGTGGCCTAGTTAGTGAATAGAGCATGACCTTGAGGGGTGTTTGGGTGCATCATCTCTGTGATATATTGATTATCTAAGGTGTTGTGTGGGGCTTTAAGTCTTTTAAAACTTACGGTTATGGTCATTTACCATCTAAAGTTAACGACTGAGAAAGCTTCTATAGAATTTACAAATGTTCTCGTGGCTGGCAGTTCAAATTTGTCTTTGCAATTGTATGTCATCAGTGTGAATAATTTGCTTAAAAAGTATATCCTTTACCACACCAGTTTTCTGCCTGTATCACTGCTTTGGTGATCCCCAATATCACATCTTACCTAATTGGGGAGTTGTTTTTTTAAGATATTTATAATCAGTTGTTGAGTCCTTCAGTGCTGTCAAGTATTGTGGtactttttgaattttttttagataataAATTTGCAAGGATATTTGGAAGCCATGCATTTGTTAATATTCTGGTACATGACAATTTCTTATAGTTCGGATATGAGGATGGGGGAATGCTGGAGGTGTCCATATCCACTTCTGATATCAAAGACATGTACAAGGTATGAAATTCAGTGATAAACTTTTTATGTTCAAGCATCACATGATAGCAAGATTGCATTTATGGTTGTTTTTGGGCGATTTGGTACTGTATGATGCATCTCTCGCCTGACCATCTTTAACTTACATGTTcttttttgggtattttattgtgtaaattatttattttaccaaattttcttcttttacaatgttttttaaaatcgtTTCCTCATTTTTCAGGATGCTATGTTATTGCCTAAATGGAAAGCTTTCCAGACCATCATATTTCTTGAACGGGTAAGTGTCTTAATTAAATGATGGTGTTTTTCCATTGCAAAGAATTGCAAGGATTTTAAAGTGAACTATCGAATTACCATTTTTGTATCAATATTGTTTTTTCAATACAATATGCTTGATATAATTGTGGTTTATTGCTCATTCTCTTGAGAAACTTTTTTGTAATGATGTTATCATGTTACTAGAAGTCTAGAACAATTGCCATGTTTTCTGTAAATAGTTGTTTTCTTGACTCTCTACATGTCCCTAAGTTGCTgctaattaaaatatcaatttaatgttctgaatttggaaattttttattCACTTTATTTCTGCCAATCTAATTGCATATCTTCTGTTCATGTGTGCATAACACTACTCAACTTTAGAATATTTTCATGCTACGTAACCCAACAACTTCAGGAAATCAgctttttttggattttttttaggaTGATGGTCTTCACGATTCAAAAAAGATTGCGGCCTTTGATTTTGATGGGTGTCTTGCAAAGACATCTGTGAAAAGGTATGATTTTACTGGTGTTGAAGGCactttatgatattttgaacTGTTTTATGAACTGAATGATTCTTGTATGTACGGTAAACTGTATCAGCCTGCGCCTAATTGTTGTGACATGTTGTTCGTAAAAGATCATGAACCATTGATTCTACCAATGGAGCATCTGATACAAAATGGAATAATATTATAGAGGGTCCTTGAACAAAttctattttgatttttagtgTTTTTCCCTTGCAAAGATTAGTAGTTCTATGCGTGCTGCTATTTGCGGCAGAAAAAAATAACAGTATGCATGAGTCTGCTTGACTTGAAGCCTCTTTTTAGTTAATAGCATCAGCTCTTTGTTAAATGccataatatttgacatatCAGGGTCACTTGGCGATTGATCTAATATGACCAGAATTTATTGGATTGATTAAGCCTTTTTGGAAGCTTAATCACCTGATGCATTACAATGATTATtcaatttcgtttttttttttaatcttagaGTGGGTGCTGATGCATGGTCCCTTATGTATCCTTCGATACCTGAGAAACTTAAGAATTTGTATAATGATGGCTTCAAGCTGGTTT comes from Primulina huaijiensis isolate GDHJ02 chromosome 5, ASM1229523v2, whole genome shotgun sequence and encodes:
- the LOC140976751 gene encoding polynucleotide 3'-phosphatase ZDP-like translates to MSSSPAAAKVVVEYAKSGRSLCKKCSKSIASGVPRLGLVSKDPRGFDMTKWHHLNCFPPSGSSSISPAESISGFSSLKSSDRDFLMKLANEVTQASNKVRGIDEEEELEQGKLKKQKFGYEDGGMLEVSISTSDIKDMYKDAMLLPKWKAFQTIIFLERDDGLHDSKKIAAFDFDGCLAKTSVKRVGADAWSLMYPSIPEKLKNLYNDGFKLVIFTNESNIDRWKNKRQAAVDSKLGRLENFIKLVKVPIQVFIACGLSYGVPEDPFRKPKPGMWKIMEKEFNSRLPVDMNQSFYVGDAAGRPDDHSDADIKFAQAIGLKFYVPEEYFINLG